The following coding sequences are from one Rattus norvegicus strain BN/NHsdMcwi chromosome 11, GRCr8, whole genome shotgun sequence window:
- the LOC134481039 gene encoding uncharacterized protein LOC134481039: protein MEPGSAMLYNHARLQCRNWDTNPATKPLIQDVLRMKPNRNIIKETRDISSSHSWEQIQSPTVTCPAKTEEAEPPARSVAGPQSDKGFSPVAGRSRNKHEVVPDTTSQAFPLRQGTGGQTQYWPFSAADIYNWKQHNPSFSKDPVALTDLIESVLLTHQPTWDDCQQLLQALLTSEKKQRVFLEARKHVLGDDGRPTQLPEDQTGILIQLKLQDNSATGRPGYKELLVRNNTDGLRTAGFSWLLRRQNSMTDYKSSQKYIEPGRTYRTSLFRMLTTHGTQMAAASWQRENKRLELRSLRRTK from the exons ATGGAGCCTGGTTCAGCCATGCTCTATAACCATGCAAGGCTTCAGTGCAGGAACTGGGACACCAATCCAGCCACCAAACCTCTGATTCAGGATGTGCTGAGAATGAAGCCTAACAGAAACATCATCAAAGAGACCAGAGATATTTCATCCAGCCACAGTTGGGAGCAGATCCAGAGTCCCACGGTCACAT gcccggctaaaacggaggaggcagagccgccggccagatcagttgccgggccacagtctgataagggtttctcccctgtcgcagggagatcgCGCAATAAGCACGAGGTGGTGCCAgatacaacctcccaggctttcccacttagacagggaaccggtggccagacccaatactggccgttttcagcagctgacatttacaattggaaacaacacaacccttctttctccaaagatccggtggcactcaccgacctaatagaatctgttttacttacccaccagcctacttgggatgactgccaacagctcttacaggccctcttaacctcagaaaaaaaacaaagagtgttcctagaggccagaaagcatgttctgggagatgatgggcgtcccacccagctgcctgaggaccaaactgggattttaatacagctgaag cttcaggacaactcagcgaccggacggcctgggtacaaggagctactggtgagaaacaataccgatggactacggaccgccgggttcagctggctactg aggagacagaacagcatgactgactacaaatcctcgcagaagtacatagaaccaggccggacctatcggaccagcctcttcagaatgctgaccacacatggtacacagatggcagcagcttcttggcagagggagaacaaaaggctggagctgcggtcactacggaggacaaagtga